One Lacunisphaera limnophila DNA window includes the following coding sequences:
- a CDS encoding ClcB-like voltage-gated chloride channel protein, whose product MPQIYRRLLRLLRWRLWIIEKLRPSPWQEMLAYAAVAGILGALAALLFRHGVEIIHYVMTGTGSGMVDSFRELEWWQRLAIPAVGGLMAGLVLLFGKRLHRGQSSTDYMEAILIGSGELPVRATLVKSTAAMFSIASGGSIGREGPMVQLAAVAASQFGRWRQLSAPQLRLLVACGAASGIASAYNAPIAGSFFVAEIILGTIAMESLGPLAVAAVAATLTVRTLSDAHTLYTVPAFTLHSLWEIGPFLVLGAMAGVVAPWFLRSLRQAEQLFAATSLPVPLRLALGGLVVGGLAVWVPEVCGNGYSVVLAILNGHLIWQTLVLVLVCKWVATAASFGSGAPGGVFTPTLFMGAAMGYLFGFGVNQVWPQGAADPGAFALVGMGALLAAASHAPVMAIIMLFEMTLSYDIIMPLMVCSVVAYYTARGIENQSLYSEALKKKAAEAPEPVTLPGSVADLTRSPTSSVTLTARFEDIARQFLSSRHESIYVTDAEGKYAGLISLHDIKPHLNDEAVATLVIAEDLRRDDVPSVAPAATLADALRLFAQQAGQTLPVVDPATGRLTGVLVKNDLLLALLEGRGAEKRGATRSPWQGS is encoded by the coding sequence GTGCCGCAAATCTACCGCCGGTTGCTCCGTCTGCTGCGCTGGCGTTTGTGGATCATCGAGAAGCTGCGGCCCTCGCCCTGGCAGGAGATGCTGGCCTACGCGGCGGTGGCGGGCATTCTCGGGGCGCTGGCAGCGCTGCTGTTCCGGCATGGGGTCGAGATTATCCATTACGTGATGACCGGCACCGGCAGCGGCATGGTGGATTCTTTCCGAGAACTGGAATGGTGGCAGCGGCTGGCGATTCCCGCCGTCGGCGGCCTGATGGCCGGGCTGGTCCTGTTGTTCGGCAAGCGCCTGCACCGGGGCCAGAGCTCGACTGACTACATGGAGGCGATCCTGATTGGCAGCGGGGAGCTGCCGGTGCGCGCGACGCTGGTGAAAAGCACCGCGGCGATGTTTTCCATCGCCTCCGGCGGCTCGATCGGCCGGGAGGGCCCGATGGTGCAGCTCGCCGCCGTGGCGGCCTCGCAATTTGGGCGCTGGCGGCAGCTGTCGGCGCCTCAGTTGCGCCTGCTCGTGGCCTGCGGCGCGGCCTCGGGCATCGCCTCGGCGTACAATGCCCCGATCGCCGGTTCATTCTTCGTGGCGGAGATCATCCTGGGCACGATCGCGATGGAGAGTCTCGGCCCGCTGGCGGTAGCCGCCGTGGCGGCCACGCTTACCGTGCGGACGCTCTCGGATGCGCACACGCTCTACACCGTGCCGGCGTTCACGCTGCATTCGCTTTGGGAGATCGGACCCTTCCTGGTGCTCGGGGCGATGGCAGGCGTGGTGGCGCCGTGGTTTCTCCGTTCGTTGCGGCAGGCCGAGCAGCTGTTCGCCGCGACTAGCCTGCCCGTGCCGCTGCGGCTGGCGCTGGGCGGCCTGGTGGTGGGCGGCCTGGCCGTATGGGTGCCCGAGGTTTGCGGCAACGGCTACAGCGTGGTGCTCGCGATCCTGAACGGGCATCTCATCTGGCAGACGCTGGTGCTGGTCCTCGTCTGCAAGTGGGTCGCGACCGCCGCGTCGTTCGGGTCGGGCGCGCCGGGTGGCGTGTTCACGCCCACGCTCTTCATGGGTGCGGCCATGGGTTATCTCTTCGGGTTCGGCGTCAACCAGGTGTGGCCACAGGGGGCGGCGGACCCCGGCGCCTTCGCCCTCGTGGGCATGGGCGCGCTGCTGGCGGCGGCCAGCCATGCCCCGGTCATGGCCATCATCATGTTGTTCGAGATGACGCTGAGCTATGACATTATCATGCCCCTGATGGTCTGCAGCGTGGTGGCGTACTACACCGCGCGGGGCATCGAGAACCAGTCCCTCTACAGCGAGGCGCTGAAGAAAAAGGCGGCGGAGGCGCCGGAGCCGGTCACGTTGCCCGGGTCGGTGGCGGATCTCACCCGCTCGCCAACCTCGTCCGTCACGCTGACGGCGCGTTTTGAGGACATTGCCCGTCAGTTTCTCTCATCGCGCCACGAGTCGATCTACGTGACCGATGCGGAGGGCAAATACGCGGGCCTGATCTCCTTGCATGACATCAAGCCACACCTCAACGACGAGGCCGTGGCCACACTCGTGATCGCGGAGGACCTGCGCCGGGATGATGTGCCGAGCGTCGCCCCCGCGGCGACCCTGGCTGACGCCCTCCGGCTCTTTGCGCAACAGGCGGGCCAGACACTGCCGGTGGTCGATCCGGCGACGGGCCGGCTGACGGGTGTGTTGGTCAAGAACGACTTGCTGCTCGCGCTGCTGGAAGGCCGCGGGGCGGAGAAGCGCGGCGCCACCCGGTCGCCCTGGCAGGGTAGTTGA
- a CDS encoding DEAD/DEAH box helicase, translating to MQSHGPKRIYTPQSLDFWFGRMEIEWEGQFDATHVERGHGMYRDSEIREVELGAKDAIIHRRVDKKEEYAVIEWEGDSIKVRSSSTDLVLANAIAVAGLHEIEELLVDEMSALLPDGAPRGGARVSGNGATHAANGQNGHAAKPDSNLPARDLLLSFTANADGLVFLAYWKNGRNRIPALGNTTHHPSAAERAKLIALATYARKAHFRYNQATHAYALDALADIPGFIRDLLPHWKKQFAIELDGKVDNIKQGARVIEIEAVADKRSGSAGGLNLRWIFRAGEKLLTDEQAAALLKHGRTPMLLPDLGIVTMQPEKWESYQQWKRNLEETAVGGEVPPYLIFSLFNDRRIKVTLGPEIAAWRQKVLTAPASPPVMPDFLRNYQRRGVEWMHHLCETGCHGLLADEMGLGKTAQMIALLRSRPMGRNRHIVVCPASVVPVWREEIARFYPDATVEILKSGHDFKQHKSYCIWLASYTQLRKHRALLDQTDFGYAILDEGQFIKNPDAKVTQACFALRAEHRLVMTGTPLENRQLDLWSIFRYLLPGLLGSRSGFESALIQDRDGTMNRLRQQVAPFILRRTKNEVATELPPKVEMDLLCPLTEVQRAEYARICTEGLARLGEDIGLALREKSFGFLALLTRLRQVCCDPDLLPWLHSPLTDSGKLQLLVEKLTEIVASGHKVVIFSQFVTLLDRVRTALDQHYPDLPRYEITGMTVDRQKPVKDFQSAQGAAVMLVSLKAAGTGITLHAADYVFLLDPWWNPAVEDQAIDRVHRIGQTNTVFVYRMVTAGTIEERIQALKGEKKQLFNQVVGGHSGDFEWTTHFSSLNSLIQLSAADAAEAETTYGPAAPVAPEAPPVAGVQG from the coding sequence ATGCAATCCCACGGTCCCAAACGCATCTACACTCCGCAGTCGCTGGATTTCTGGTTTGGTCGCATGGAAATCGAGTGGGAGGGGCAATTTGACGCGACCCATGTGGAGCGCGGCCATGGCATGTACCGCGACAGCGAGATCCGTGAGGTTGAGCTGGGGGCCAAGGACGCCATCATCCACCGCCGGGTGGACAAGAAGGAGGAATACGCGGTGATCGAGTGGGAAGGGGACAGCATCAAGGTGCGTTCCTCCTCGACCGACCTGGTGCTCGCCAACGCCATCGCCGTGGCGGGGTTGCACGAGATCGAGGAGCTGCTGGTCGATGAGATGTCCGCCCTGCTGCCGGACGGCGCGCCCCGCGGGGGTGCGCGGGTCAGCGGCAACGGCGCCACCCATGCGGCCAACGGCCAGAACGGGCACGCCGCCAAGCCGGACAGCAACCTGCCCGCGCGCGACCTCCTGCTCAGTTTCACGGCCAACGCCGACGGCCTGGTGTTTCTCGCCTACTGGAAGAACGGTCGGAACCGGATCCCCGCCCTGGGCAACACCACGCATCATCCCAGTGCCGCCGAGCGGGCCAAGCTGATCGCGCTGGCCACCTACGCCCGCAAGGCCCACTTCCGGTATAATCAGGCCACGCATGCGTACGCGCTCGACGCGCTGGCCGACATTCCGGGTTTCATCCGTGATCTGCTGCCCCACTGGAAAAAGCAGTTCGCCATCGAGCTCGATGGGAAGGTGGACAACATCAAGCAGGGCGCCCGGGTCATCGAGATCGAGGCCGTGGCCGACAAGCGCAGCGGCTCCGCCGGCGGCTTGAACCTGCGCTGGATCTTCCGGGCTGGCGAGAAGCTGCTCACCGACGAGCAGGCCGCCGCCTTGCTCAAGCACGGCCGCACCCCGATGCTGCTGCCCGACCTCGGCATCGTCACGATGCAGCCCGAGAAGTGGGAGAGCTACCAGCAGTGGAAGCGCAACCTCGAGGAGACCGCGGTGGGCGGCGAGGTCCCGCCCTACCTGATTTTCTCCCTCTTCAACGACCGGCGCATCAAGGTGACGCTCGGGCCCGAGATCGCGGCCTGGCGGCAGAAGGTGCTGACCGCCCCCGCGTCGCCGCCGGTGATGCCGGATTTTCTCCGCAATTACCAGCGCCGCGGCGTCGAGTGGATGCACCACCTGTGCGAGACCGGCTGCCACGGCCTGCTGGCCGACGAGATGGGCCTGGGCAAGACGGCGCAGATGATCGCGCTGCTGCGTTCCCGCCCGATGGGCCGGAACCGGCACATCGTGGTCTGCCCCGCGAGCGTCGTGCCGGTCTGGCGCGAGGAGATCGCGCGGTTCTACCCCGACGCCACGGTCGAGATCCTGAAATCCGGCCATGATTTCAAGCAGCACAAGTCCTACTGCATCTGGCTCGCCAGCTACACGCAGCTGCGCAAGCACCGCGCCCTGCTCGACCAGACCGATTTCGGGTATGCCATCCTCGACGAGGGCCAGTTCATCAAGAACCCCGACGCCAAGGTCACGCAGGCCTGCTTCGCACTCCGGGCCGAGCACCGCCTGGTGATGACCGGCACCCCGCTGGAGAACCGGCAGCTGGACCTGTGGTCCATCTTCCGGTACCTGCTGCCGGGCCTGCTCGGATCGCGCTCCGGCTTCGAGTCGGCCCTGATCCAGGACCGGGACGGCACGATGAACCGCCTGCGCCAGCAGGTCGCGCCCTTCATTCTGCGGCGCACGAAGAACGAGGTCGCCACGGAGCTGCCGCCCAAGGTGGAGATGGACCTGCTCTGCCCGCTGACCGAGGTGCAACGCGCCGAGTACGCGCGGATCTGCACCGAGGGCCTCGCCCGCCTGGGCGAGGACATCGGCCTGGCGCTGCGGGAGAAATCCTTCGGCTTCCTCGCCCTGCTCACGCGCCTGCGGCAGGTGTGCTGCGACCCCGACCTGCTGCCGTGGCTGCACTCGCCGCTGACGGACAGCGGCAAACTCCAGCTGCTCGTCGAGAAGCTCACCGAGATCGTGGCCAGCGGCCACAAGGTCGTCATCTTCTCGCAGTTCGTGACCCTGCTGGACCGCGTGCGCACCGCGCTCGACCAGCATTACCCGGACCTGCCCCGGTACGAGATCACGGGCATGACGGTGGACCGGCAGAAGCCGGTGAAGGATTTCCAGTCGGCCCAGGGCGCGGCGGTCATGTTGGTGAGCCTCAAGGCCGCCGGCACGGGCATCACGCTCCACGCCGCGGACTACGTGTTCCTGCTCGACCCCTGGTGGAATCCCGCGGTCGAGGACCAGGCGATCGACCGCGTGCACCGCATCGGCCAGACGAACACGGTGTTCGTCTACCGCATGGTCACGGCGGGCACGATCGAGGAGCGCATCCAGGCGCTGAAGGGGGAGAAGAAGCAACTCTTCAACCAGGTGGTCGGCGGGCACAGCGGGGACTTCGAGTGGACGACGCATTTCAGCTCCCTCAACAGCCTGATCCAGCTGAGCGCGGCGGACGCCGCCGAAGCGGAGACGACCTACGGCCCGGCGGCCCCGGTGGCGCCCGAGGCGCCACCGGTCGCGGGCGTGCAGGGGTAA
- a CDS encoding putative porin, protein MFNLKSKLTAVLAALLCAGTALAQDSGPLIDILVKKGLLNDQEAEDLRAELVKDFAANTSAGKLNLSSALTELKIAGDVRIRYEGRGGELVNGTDLARDRLRYRLRTALTGKLLNNWGFGLRLETGGGNRSSNVTMADDGGPYAKTNDGIFVGQVYATWAPTSEWTFTAGRMANPLVTTSMVWDGDINPEGFAEQYRTRRGDNEFFVTLGQFVYGTSGTQNPFPVITNANIAGTEDVFLTAWQGGYKRYIKGATTFFQIAPVVYSYIGADQRANVAAFNGAMSATNAAPINNLYVVEVPMEYNWVAQNGVALRAFADVAINLDADSRARKFGRADLDGEDKAFHVGLQYGKASLPGEWDARVIYQSVGAFALDANLVDSDLFDSRTNMEGFIVGGNYALGAATQLSLTYAAGDRKTDAIIAPGSGDVGANNLLKDFWLLQVDLNVKF, encoded by the coding sequence ATGTTCAACCTGAAATCCAAACTGACCGCCGTGCTGGCCGCCCTGCTGTGCGCCGGCACCGCCCTCGCGCAAGACAGCGGCCCGCTCATTGACATCCTGGTCAAGAAGGGCCTGCTCAATGACCAGGAGGCCGAGGATCTGCGCGCCGAACTGGTGAAGGACTTCGCGGCGAACACCTCCGCCGGCAAACTGAATCTCTCCTCGGCCCTCACGGAACTGAAGATCGCCGGTGACGTGCGCATCCGTTACGAAGGCCGCGGTGGCGAACTGGTCAACGGCACCGACCTCGCCCGCGATCGCCTGCGCTATCGCCTGCGCACCGCCCTCACCGGCAAGCTCCTGAATAATTGGGGCTTTGGCCTCCGGCTCGAGACCGGCGGCGGCAACCGCTCCTCGAACGTGACCATGGCGGATGACGGCGGTCCGTATGCCAAGACCAATGACGGCATTTTTGTCGGCCAGGTCTATGCGACCTGGGCTCCGACCTCCGAGTGGACCTTCACGGCCGGCCGCATGGCCAACCCGCTCGTCACGACCTCGATGGTCTGGGACGGTGACATCAATCCCGAGGGTTTCGCGGAGCAGTATCGCACGCGTCGGGGCGACAATGAATTCTTTGTCACCTTGGGTCAGTTCGTCTACGGCACCTCGGGCACCCAGAACCCGTTCCCGGTCATCACCAACGCCAACATCGCCGGCACGGAGGATGTGTTCCTCACCGCCTGGCAGGGCGGCTACAAGCGCTACATCAAGGGCGCGACGACCTTCTTCCAGATTGCCCCCGTGGTTTACAGCTACATTGGCGCCGATCAGCGCGCGAACGTCGCGGCCTTCAACGGCGCGATGAGCGCCACCAATGCCGCGCCGATCAATAACCTTTATGTCGTGGAAGTGCCCATGGAGTACAACTGGGTGGCCCAGAACGGCGTGGCGCTGCGCGCGTTCGCCGATGTGGCCATCAACTTGGACGCTGATTCCCGCGCCCGGAAGTTCGGTCGCGCCGACCTCGATGGCGAGGACAAGGCGTTCCATGTCGGGCTCCAGTACGGCAAGGCCTCCCTCCCGGGCGAATGGGATGCCCGTGTGATCTACCAGTCGGTCGGCGCCTTCGCGCTCGACGCCAACCTCGTGGATTCCGACCTCTTTGACAGCCGGACCAACATGGAAGGCTTCATCGTGGGCGGCAACTATGCCCTCGGCGCGGCCACCCAGCTCAGCCTCACCTATGCGGCGGGTGACCGCAAGACCGACGCGATCATCGCCCCCGGCTCCGGTGATGTGGGCGCCAACAACCTGCTCAAGGACTTCTGGCTCCTGCAGGTCGATCTGAACGTCAAATTCTAA